The genomic interval GGGCCGGCGAAAGTTCCAGAAGTTCCAGGAACCGCCGGGCATTGACCTCGGCTCTTTCTCTGCTGAGCACCGTGGTGGCGGGCGGACTCTGCGCGATCGCCTTGTGGAACAGCCCGCTGGTCCGCGGCGCGGTCATCAGCGCGGTGACACAGCCCGCACCGGAGGATTCACCGAACAGCGTCACATTGCCGGGATCCCCGCCGAAGCCGGCGATATTGTCGCGGACCCACTCCAGGGCGGCGATCTGATCGTGCAAGCCCAGATTCGGGGTGAAGCCGTCGGACAGCGAGGACAGGTCGAGGAAGCCGAGCGCGCCAATCCGGTAGTTGACCCCGACCACCACCACGTCACCGGTTTCGGCCAGTTTGCGACCGTCGTAGATGGCCTGCGCGGCGGTACCGAGGCAGTAGGCGCCGCCGTGCACCCACACCATGACCGGGCGCGGATCACCGGATGCCTTGTCGCCCACACTGTTCGGCGGCGACCAGACATTCAGCCACAGACAGTCCTCGCCCATGGTCAGCACCGAATCGACCGGCACCATAGTGCCCATGGTCTGTGGGGCGATGTCGCCGAACAGCGCGCAATCGCGGATACCGTCCCAGCGCTCGGGCGGCGCCGGCGGGCGGAAGCGGTTCGCGCCGGTGACCGGGGCCGCGTAGGGGATCGAACGCCAGACCGCGACCGGGCCGTCCCAGTGGCCGCGGACCCGGCCCGAGGTGGTCGGTACGACGGGGCCGGCCGCACCTAGTTCGGCGTCGGGTTCGGTTTCGAACTGCGTCGTCATGGTCCGCACCTCCTGCTCGCGACCCCGCGAACGCGCTGAAAGTTTGCGGCCACCGGGGTCTGCACCCTCTGATCCCTCTTTCGAGAGTACTTCGCGGGGGTGAGAGCGGCCGGAAACCGCACGGAACCTCGGTCAGGCGATACGCTGGCGCGATGCCGAGCTACAACTTCCGGTGCCGGACCTGTGGGGACACCTTCGAGGTGTCCCGGCCCATGGCGGAATCCGCCGACCCCGCGAACTGCCCGAGCGGCCACGACGACACCGTCAAGCTGCTGACCACCTTCGCCACCGTGCAACGCGGCGGCGGGATGCCGGCCCCCGTTCCCGCGGCGCGCCCCGCCGCCGGCGGTTGCTGTGGCGGCGGTTGCTGTAGCTAGCGGGGCTTGGCGAATTCCTCGATCAGCACGGGATACTGCTCCCCGCCATGGCCGGCGGCGACCGAGCGGTCGGCCATCGCCTTGAACAATCTCGGCAGTTCGGCGTTGACGCCGAGCGCCTCGGCCTCCTCGATCAGGTGGCCCATTGCCCGCACATCGGTCGACAGGGCCGACACCTCGGCCGGATAGGCGCCGCGGTCGACCTGCTCGGCGTATCCGGGTAGCCAGTCCGCCACCCCGGCAGCGATCTGGCGCGCGAACGGGGCGAAGGTCGCGGCATCCACGCCCGCCGTCCGGAGCATCGCGGTGCCTTGCAACCAGGCGTTGAGCACACTCCACATCATGGCCAGGCCCGCGACGTCGTACAGGGACGCCAGCCCGTGATCAGACCCGAGATAGGCGACGGTGCCCAGTGCCGTGAGCGCCGGTTCGTGCGCCTGGAAATCCGACTCCGGGCCGCTGTGCAGAATCACCGCCTCCGCGGTCCCGATAGCCGGTGGAACCGCCATGACGGCGCCGTCCAGGTAGCGCGCGCCGCGTTGCTCGGCCCAGCGCGCGGCTTCCCGCGCCTGACCGGCGGAACCGGAGGTCAGATTCAGCAGCGTCGTGCCGTCCAGCTCTGCGTCGGCGAGCAGCTCGTATACGGCCGGGTAGTC from Nocardia goodfellowii carries:
- a CDS encoding FmdB family zinc ribbon protein; this encodes MPSYNFRCRTCGDTFEVSRPMAESADPANCPSGHDDTVKLLTTFATVQRGGGMPAPVPAARPAAGGCCGGGCCS
- a CDS encoding NAD(P)-dependent oxidoreductase, with the translated sequence MTNETTASVTVLGLGLMGRALAGAFLTAGHTTTVWNRTAAKADQLIDAGALLAPTVSDALRASSLTIVCLTDYPAVYELLADAELDGTTLLNLTSGSAGQAREAARWAEQRGARYLDGAVMAVPPAIGTAEAVILHSGPESDFQAHEPALTALGTVAYLGSDHGLASLYDVAGLAMMWSVLNAWLQGTAMLRTAGVDAATFAPFARQIAAGVADWLPGYAEQVDRGAYPAEVSALSTDVRAMGHLIEEAEALGVNAELPRLFKAMADRSVAAGHGGEQYPVLIEEFAKPR